In one Acetobacter sp. genomic region, the following are encoded:
- a CDS encoding sugar phosphate isomerase/epimerase family protein — protein MNAIKGPGIFLAQFLGPDAPFNSLEGGAQWAAQLGYVGVQIPCDPRLIDLKRAAESQDYCDEIKGSLARYGIEITELSTHLQGQLIAVHPAYDALFDAFAPEAVRGRPHERTVWATEQLHLAARASRRLGLAAHATFSGSFAWPYLYPWPQRPAGLIEEAFSELGRRWKPILDTFDAEGVDLAYEVHPNEDIHDGVTFERFLETVETHPRATILYDPSHLLLQQIDYLAFLDIYHDRIRCFHVKDAEFRSNGRSGVYGGYQPWRDRAGRFRSPGDGQIDFRAIFSSLATHDYKGWAVLEWECALKDGQAGAKEGAAFILEHIIPPATNAFDDFAAASIDASTLRSLLGI, from the coding sequence ATGAACGCGATCAAGGGGCCGGGAATTTTCCTCGCCCAGTTTCTCGGCCCTGATGCTCCCTTCAACTCGCTTGAGGGGGGGGCGCAATGGGCGGCCCAACTTGGTTATGTCGGCGTCCAGATTCCATGCGATCCTCGGCTGATCGATCTGAAACGTGCAGCCGAAAGTCAGGATTATTGCGACGAAATCAAAGGAAGTCTCGCTCGATACGGAATTGAGATCACCGAACTTTCGACGCATCTTCAGGGGCAGCTCATCGCCGTACACCCTGCCTATGACGCGCTCTTCGATGCTTTCGCTCCGGAGGCTGTCCGCGGACGGCCTCATGAACGGACGGTCTGGGCGACCGAGCAGCTTCATCTTGCCGCCCGGGCCAGCCGTCGTCTGGGACTTGCCGCGCACGCAACCTTCTCCGGATCGTTTGCATGGCCCTATCTTTATCCTTGGCCGCAGCGCCCCGCCGGTCTGATTGAGGAAGCCTTTTCAGAGCTGGGGCGACGCTGGAAACCGATCCTCGATACGTTCGACGCGGAAGGCGTCGATCTTGCCTATGAGGTTCATCCCAATGAGGATATTCATGATGGCGTCACCTTCGAACGGTTTCTCGAAACCGTAGAAACGCATCCACGGGCCACGATCCTCTACGATCCATCCCATCTTCTTCTACAGCAAATCGACTATCTGGCTTTCCTCGACATCTATCACGACCGTATCAGATGTTTTCACGTCAAGGACGCCGAATTCCGGTCGAATGGCCGCAGTGGCGTGTATGGTGGCTATCAGCCCTGGCGGGACAGGGCCGGACGGTTTCGGTCTCCTGGGGACGGCCAAATCGATTTCAGGGCGATCTTCTCTTCTCTGGCTACCCATGATTACAAAGGCTGGGCCGTTCTGGAATGGGAATGCGCTCTGAAGGATGGACAGGCCGGAGCGAAAGAGGGGGCGGCCTTCATTCTCGAGCATATCATTCCGCCCGCGACCAATGCGT
- a CDS encoding Gfo/Idh/MocA family protein, whose product MTENRQLRLGMVGGGPGSFIGPVHRMGALLDGRFTLAAGAFSRTPEKCREQGVRWGVDPERSYVSWEDMITGERMRPDGIDALAIVTPNYMHYPVAHAALRAGLPVICDKPVTTTLEEAEQLRALVRESGVPFAITYTYAGYAMIREARARIAAGALGAIRKIVVEYWQGWLATSVETENLQAQWRTDPNQAGAGGCIGDIGTHAFHLAEYVTGLRVKALCADLPRVVPGRTLDDDCSVLLRFQDDQPGLLAASQVATGERNGLRLRVYGETGGLEWCHEHPDRLRLLWPDAREEILYQGGIGLSDAARRGTRLPAGHPEGFIEAFATLYQDFADVISAGTCPDTNGFLPCIEDGVRSMHFIEAAIKSHATRSWHILEDCLP is encoded by the coding sequence ATGACGGAAAACAGACAATTACGCCTCGGAATGGTGGGAGGCGGACCCGGTTCGTTCATCGGACCTGTTCATCGCATGGGAGCCTTGCTGGATGGACGGTTTACGCTGGCCGCTGGCGCTTTCAGCCGCACACCGGAAAAATGTAGGGAGCAGGGCGTGAGGTGGGGCGTTGACCCTGAACGGAGCTATGTCTCGTGGGAGGACATGATCACCGGAGAACGCATGCGCCCTGACGGGATCGATGCGCTTGCCATCGTCACCCCCAATTACATGCATTATCCGGTCGCTCATGCTGCCCTGCGGGCTGGTCTTCCGGTCATCTGTGACAAGCCGGTCACCACCACACTGGAGGAAGCGGAGCAACTGCGGGCGCTCGTCCGGGAAAGCGGCGTTCCCTTCGCCATCACCTACACCTACGCCGGATATGCGATGATCCGCGAGGCCCGGGCCAGGATTGCCGCTGGTGCGCTTGGAGCGATACGGAAAATCGTCGTGGAATACTGGCAGGGCTGGCTTGCGACCTCCGTCGAGACGGAAAATCTTCAGGCGCAATGGCGCACCGATCCGAATCAGGCCGGTGCCGGCGGCTGCATTGGCGATATAGGCACCCATGCGTTCCATCTGGCTGAATATGTGACCGGATTGCGCGTCAAAGCACTCTGCGCAGATCTGCCGCGTGTCGTTCCGGGACGCACTCTTGATGACGATTGCTCCGTCCTCCTGCGGTTTCAGGATGACCAGCCCGGCCTGCTTGCCGCGTCGCAGGTCGCGACCGGAGAGCGGAATGGCTTGAGGCTACGTGTTTATGGAGAAACCGGGGGGCTGGAGTGGTGTCATGAGCATCCAGACAGGCTTCGTCTGCTGTGGCCCGATGCACGGGAGGAAATCCTCTATCAGGGGGGTATCGGCCTGAGCGACGCGGCACGACGTGGAACGCGCCTTCCTGCCGGTCATCCTGAAGGCTTCATCGAAGCTTTTGCGACCTTGTATCAGGATTTTGCCGACGTGATCAGTGCGGGTACATGCCCTGACACCAACGGTTTTCTGCCCTGTATAGAGGATGGCGTGCGTTCGATGCATTTTATCGAGGCCGCCATAAAGTCTCATGCAACACGCAGTTGGCACATATTGGAGGATTGCCTGCCATGA